The Apium graveolens cultivar Ventura chromosome 6, ASM990537v1, whole genome shotgun sequence genome contains a region encoding:
- the LOC141667907 gene encoding NADH dehydrogenase [ubiquinone] 1 alpha subcomplex subunit 2, with amino-acid sequence MATWMKQLSTHVKEIRFLFCQTSPLSSSTRSFVEKNYKDLKQFNPRLPILIRECSGTHPQLWARYDMGVEKVVHLDGMSEEQISSTLQKLVNLGKDSVPKS; translated from the exons ATGGCGACATGGATGAAACAGCTATCAACACACGTAAAAGAAATCCGTTTCCTCTTCTGTCAAACCTCCCCTCTCAGCTCTTCCACCAG gtCATTTGTGGAGAAGAATTACAAGGATCTCAAGCAATTCAATCCCAGGCTCCCCATTTTGATTCGTGAATGCTCCGGCACTCACCCTCAGTTATGGGCCCGATACG ACATGGGTGTTGAAAAGGTTGTTCATTTGGATGGCATGTCAGAGGAACAGATTTCAAGCACACTCCAAAAACTTGTTAATTTGGGAAAGGATAGCGTCCCAAAATCTTGA
- the LOC141665820 gene encoding uncharacterized protein LOC141665820 has translation MHEDLKSEYLEVENPFILWENLKDMFDHQKLVYLPAAENDWANLRLQDFKSVRAYSSALFKISSRLIMCGEKVTEKRKIDKTLSTFHPNNINLAEMDRERKFTKFGDLLSTLLVAERNHELVIKNHQSRPTGSAPLPEVNNMSFQQNVRGRGYRGGRAQGRYRGRGRSHGHFRSYNNFGHRKCQSESQSKRKASRGGKTENVCYRCGMNGHWTRNCHTPDHFVKLYQSSQKSKEKMVETNFANNNIDDFSRITTGGISINGPNVPNEAPIWEAED, from the coding sequence ATGCATGAAGATTTAAAATCTGAGTACTTAGAAGTCGAGAATCCttttattttatgggaaaatctaAAGGATATGTTCGATCACCAGAAACTAGTTTATCTACCTGCAGCTGAAAATGATTGGGCTAATTTAAGACTTCAGGATTTTAAGAGTGTCCGAGCATATAGCTCTGCTTTATTCAAAATAAGTTCTAGGCTTATTATGTGTGGTGAGAAAGTTACGGAAAAAAGAAAAATCGATAAAACACTATCAACTTTTCACCCCAACAATATCAACTTAGCAGAGATGGACAGGGAGCGCAAATTCACTAAATTCGGGGATCTTCTATCAACTCTCCTCGTTGCTGAACGGAATCATGAATTGGTGATTAAGAATCATCAATCCCGTCCAACAGGATCTGCCCCATTACCTGAAGTAAATAACATGTCATTCCAGCAGAATGTACGTGGCAGAGGGTATAGAGGTGGACGGGCCCAAGGGCGGTACCGTGGACGAGGTCGGAGCCACGGGCATTTTCGTTCATATAACAACTTTGGTCACCGGAAGTGTCAATCTGAATCACAGAGTAAAAGAAAGGCATCACGAGGAGGAAAAACTGAAAATGTTTGCTATAGGTGCGGCATGAATGGGCACTGGACACGTAATTGTCATACCCCAGATCATTTTGTTAAGTTATACCAATCTTCTCaaaaatcaaaagagaaaatggTAGAAACAAATTTCGCCAACAATAACATAGATGATTTCTCGAGAATCACAACTGGAGGAATAAGCATTAATGGTCCGAATGTACCTAACGAAGCTCCCATATGGGAGGCTGAAGATTAG